The genomic window CTAATTTACGGCGTAAGCAAGCGTCTTTAAAGTTTTAAgcacctatatattaattagatatgATAGACTTTTTCTTCATCGTTTAACTAGGTATAAAAAGTATGTTTTAAAGAAGATTTtcctaaaactataataaattagagtttacttaaattataagcaatacattatacatattttgatccATAGCCGACGTACGCATTAATCGCGAggaaaaacaatatatgaaatattcaaatttttcattacatacTTCGACGTCAGattttacatgttataaatcgaactgaaaatgtatacctagttGAATTTTcgatgtattacatattaaatataatcttagtcatattataacattttgggGACTGTCAAGATCGAcatttggaaataaaatatattatgttatacacttataagCCATTTGCATGTTGGCAAtcggtataaataaaaaaaaaatatatatatatatattactgtcAACAAAATTTGGCACGAGCCACTTACCTATATAAGCTTACTTCAAAGTGAAtgtttaacaattaacaataccATACCGAATGTATGagatatttaagtatagttattatatatacattattatatactattattttaaacaacagtgttatcatagaaatattatgataagaattaataactaccataacattttaacaaataacatgTACTCATCGATAAATGAGATGAATTTACGACACGGTTTTGCATATAAATTAtcgttaagtattaaaaacacatttaggTTGGActgaaaataaagataaataataaagataaatgtttattttttttttttaattatttggaaaaatacattcaaatttacaattttgttaggaaaaaaatgtttttaaatgtaaaacattttgacgaaattaaactataaaaatgaacacatataataagtctatattttcatttctaaatggtttaaattatttttttctttattttaggTTGTATGTTTACATTTTCCAATGGATTTGATTTACAAGCTATAATGAGTGGGTTTGAAATAAATCTGTTCTgccaaaaatgaatttaaaataatagtataaatagaaaactcgttcttaaaataaacagaGGTACCTATAGAGCTGTAGACTGTAtaactacaaattattaaacattataggtaaatttaatattgtcttTAAAGTCTACGCTATAAGGTTTACGATTGATATGGTTTGCTTTATagtgcatatataatattataagtatttatatcaaatacgCGAGACAATACCAGAGaactaaatactttatttaacaaGCAAAATATAACGAGTGTAAGAACCGAAAGATTAAGTGGaacgataaattatactttaagtcACGAACTGGATTCCACATATAACATGACATTCAGGGAATCCCTACACAACGGTAGGAAGATCGGGCTAATGAAGATCTAAAAACTTAGGAGTGTTGAATGAAAAAGAGATAGAATTACGTAAagataaacatacattttggaagtggtgaaatttattttaatttattaaaattttagaagtGGCTTACCTAAATTGCGTAGAATAAGtaaccattaaataaaaataatgataagattgattaaaataaaacttattacatAGTTGATTAATTACGTCTGTTAATTCTTTATGTTACAccctgtattaaatatttacgactatataaataattcatccTCACGAACAAATTCAAGTGTAATACGACTTTATAATAAACCGTACTAATcgattttataaaagatttattGATAACAAATCCATAATTAAACtagtgataatataaaaaaaccattttgtgtatagtttattattatacttacacgtAACGAGAACAACGGATATACGAAGCAGATATTCCATGGTAGTCTTGTCCCAGTTTTGAATTCTCTTCTTCATGTACGTATTCCAGATGATATCTACTGGCACGTACGCTTGAAGCGCGTATGTGATGAATATAGCGAACGCGAAGATGAGTTTAACCGCTTGCGAGAGGCTAGAACAAAGAACATTAATTGTAAAAGACAACATACATAATAGTGGAAAGGTTGCTatgcctataatatttaaatcggaCTTAATGTTCAACTCCCTCGTGGATCAtatcttaagttttttttagaaatactatagtaaaaaaaggtaataataGTTTAGGAATAAAAAACGTTCATTTCAACGAACGAAATtaggaaaaataaacaatatacaggatagtgtataatatgaaaattgtcTGCACttgcaaaacaatttttttttgtataataccatacagtttatgataaaacataatatttttgcaattattttacacttatGCCAGATTTCAGTTAGTTGGAGGGTTCGCtatcaacttttattttttaaacgataaccaatatttttaatttccgtTATCtgaagcataatatttttatcgaaaaatttaaatgaacaaatatctaacaataaggaatatgaatttaaaaatattaaaactcacATATCTGCATTCGGTAAGTTGAGCGTCACGCTGCCCGCTGAATTTTCACCATATTTGACGTATCCGAAGAAGCCCATCCCAACGTACATAATTGTGATGATAGTCATACCTACGTTAAGTACGCCAGTTGTACCACCGAAAGATGCCGGAGTTTTCATATTGTTCTCCAGCGccagtacctatttaaaatacaataataaaaacgcatTATTACTACTACTTTTTTAATCGGAAGATGAAGTTTTAAAACCTCATCATCATCCGTTaccccacacacacacacaacacaaTCATATCTATGTAGCAGACTTAATAGAACTGTATACTTtgcgtaataattattacaatcataTAAATGAGTATCTTTGTCATGCTTGTAACAGGGTGTGTTCAAACAGACTGCAATAACATGTTAAATGCCTACATGCCAATTAAGCATTTTGAATTACCCTTTATACTATAATCATATTTCGcaagatgtatttttttacacacacgcacatataatatatataataattaaatatatttaatattaaaattatgactaCAGACTAATTAATATCATCAGTGTCTGAATATATACGATATTGacggtaacataatatatataaagtgaTAAACGAAGACATAATTATGATACAtgcaacgaaaaaaaattaacttttcaaTAGTCgactattgtacattatagtataataatataagaatttcTGTTCTATTTTCACAGCCAACCGGAAGCTACTACTTACCACACCAACAGCTTCCAGTGCGAATAGAGTTGTGCCTACGAACAGGGTGTATTTTCTCGGTTCACCGATTAATGGTCTCGAATTTATGGGCGGCAGGTCGGTGAATATGTACCAGAGTACAATGCCAAGTCCGACGAACGTAATGATATTGGCCGCCTGCGAGAAGGGCGCCAAAAGCTTTAAGTTTCTGATAAGAATGATGGCCACCAATGGAATCAGAATCATCATCATGTAGTACCGCTCGTTCATCGGTTCGATGTAAATGTCCAACACCTGTGTAAAAAAAAGGATTATTCACACGAAAGTTAcgattgaaattataaacagataatatatagCGAAATCCCCATAGTAAACCATACATACATTGACCTTGGAATCATCGTTTAATAGGTTTAGGGGACGAACAGTTCACACTTGCAGAGCGTAACATATCCAAATACGGCCCTCCTTATACTTAGTACAAGCAATAAAcgaatatgtatagtatagtataataatcacTAACCTGTTTGATGCTGGTTCCGATGaacataatgtatacacaACATATTCCCAGCTGATAAACGATCAAGAACCCATCAACGATAAACCTGCACATATAAACAACGGAAATCCGTTATATATTTCCGATAGACTGCGTTAATACGAATACTACTAATACGccactatataggtaatattataactattgacTATACAAGAATTGGTTTGTTTATCCATTTGtttcaacttatttttaaaagcttaaACACATTAGTCTATATCATAATAGCGCCAATAACGGTCGCTTGATGGTCTAAATAACTACTAGCCAAGGTCATAACAATGATGTTAAAAACACGtataacatagtattataggAAGTATATCGTTACTGCGCTGCACTGCATATGTATGCGGAAACTaaggaattttaaaattatttctttttttaattatatgcatattatgatGATCTAATAGTTACACAACTACTAtcgttttatgtatttatgtttcttatatttttaatgataatattcagataaaatttcaaatttttaaatacatttaacttaataatatatattataaaaaagcgTAAACCGTAATTACATGATTATTTAGTAaggagaaattaataaaattgtcaaggggttttattatctttaactGTTAACACTTTAAGGTTAtaggttataattaataatgtacatgGCTAGGAACTACTGTTAAatcaacaaaatgtatacctaattaaataaaataagaaatttaatttcagtaaattaaataagaactataaaaatataaaatataaaatagtcattAAACTGGaaaccattttaatttttaatgatttattaagttgtaactatttaaacattttttggcaATTGTTATTTGTCACCAAAAAGTAAACTTTGCTATATTTcgtacgtataaaatatttaataatattactataaattccattcaaaattcaaaatgtcgttttacttttattataatagttttttaagagCGAGCAGATATTTATATGgcattatataagtatattagttaagagttgaaataaaatcacCAACGCAGAAAGAGGAACTCCGAATCTCAAAAATGCTGGACCGTCTTGTAGGGCGTATTTCATGGAATCCGGGTAACTGAGTATGGGCACTCGGAGTCTCTTGCATAACAGGTACTGAGATCTAACCTATTATTTGTAGtggaaaaaaagtatattattaaaaatttagttacaTATAGGTTAAGTCTGTAAACTGTTCAGAATGTccctatatgttttattatgttaaaatgtttaagctacttaataacaatttaacatattatattattttgttaaatttctaGCATTGGGGCACCTTGCTAATTCAAATATAGCAAAATAGCGAATATCACATtaagtattgtaattataatattatattgtaacacctatcgaaatttttttttcctaatttctattaaaatttaaaaaacaattaacttaatatagtGTTCTCCGGCCACCAATGAGTGAAACAGCCGTTCCATGACCAGTTCACAATATTACGGTTCAGTAGGGCGTAAAATACCAAAAAGAACAGGAACAGATTAAACAcactagtataaaataaaagcagATAAAACTAATGTAATCGGTTTTTAATGATATCCGGATGAAACACAAAagctaattaattatagaatttcTAGATTTTAGATGTCACACTAGTATGATAAAACATAACCAGCTCTCACGACACGATTCTTCAAAGTCTGTCAGCCTGAGCCCGaaagtgaaatttaaaaaaaagtttttttgttattaatagccattttgtaataaattataaccacaAAATTAGAATTAGTAATCCAAGTCTTTGCCCTCAATTCGGTGCTGAACCAACAccccaaattttaaatttcgacTTTAAgtcaaactaaaaattagtaaccaattcgtaataatttataacaatataaaatcagaatttttaacctaaattttaaaccccgaataaatattttcctatATAAGGAATATTCAAAGAAGTCCTGATTAATTTTTgcaaaatacatttgttttatcattagtcattaccATTAATTTGACaatgacaatatatattatgtgcattttATAAGAACAAAGTCAAATTTTGTAAGTTACTCCTTCCTAAAAATCGTCTAGTGAGTGTTTATTACTCAagaatacaataaacaattttttgtttttgtatcaaatactttgttatttaatataataaataaacctacataaaattttacaacttttataCGTAATGATCTGCAATATGCTAAGTACCtaagtaagtaatttattaatttacatacagTTATGAATATTGgtttctacaaaaatattgaaattttgatttaatttgtcgtatattttaatatataggtaatagtattaaatttacaaaataatttttaatttatacaaatatgattattgattaatttaatattatattaatacaattatagagGCCTATCTTtctgtagaaaaaaatgtatttggaaTGTTTTATGTATCTACTTTGATACTTCTATAAGCACTTAATAAGACTAGATCATTTAATTGGTTTTCACCAGTAGCATttcatgaaaatgtttttaccgATTTAAGCGTTGAGATAGTTCTTTCTGGCATTGCAGTTGAAAATGGTTATGTTACATTACCATTTTGGCTGTACCAGCTGAGCATCCttcataagaaaatatttatttgatggtTAAAACTTAGAtttcaaatttgattttgcGATTACAAATTGCttactaatttttcaaaaataaaaaaaaaaatgtacaaaatgtgACTTTTGGAATATCAGGCTTTTTACCGGATTCACCAAAACGTATAGCGATAGCCAAATCATTCTTTTGGCCTAACAAAAAAACCTAACGATACTCACCAAGACGTGCAAGCAATATGTGCATAGGATGCCGATAAGTATGGTGCCTACGGTTCCGATGAGCAATCCGGAGTTGTAGAAAGCGTTGGGCATAGCCAGAATCCCGGTTCCCAAACTGCCCTTGAGCAAGTGAATGAGTGTCTCGTTATTTCTATAAGTAgcgaaaaataaacataaatatattacattagtgGTTAAGTCAATTGTTCTATAATTGtgtacgatattattacattgtaaaCGTAAAGATACGTCACATgttataacaaacaaaaatatatttatacagattGTCAtcgttataaaagtaaaactgccaattaacacataataattattaataattaataattttgaatgtataatcattgacaattttaaatgtttacatatattattattatagttttaatacatCATATGACGCATATCGAATAAACGGTTGAggcaataatcataattatcgatgtattattatttagtacgaCGCTTGTCTGACTAAACAAGTGTGTTTGAAGGGCCGTAGCTGTTGATATGTACTAAGCTGTGCGCAAGttctcaatttaaataaaattcatatgcGATATGTATAGTACTGTTGTCTATTATTACCATACACTACGATGATAGAATCGAACGCGTGCACAGTCAAGTATtgtacgtatttataatataataactaataagtaataactataacattaTTCGTCTGACGGCCGTGCACGTCGACAAACAATGACAATAATTACTGTTCAGAACGcatgtgttaaaattataatagtataatacctactatcaGTATTATGATCTTATTGATCACGCATACTTGGTAATTAGTCTTAagcaatgaaaataaaacaaatacgaGTACTATTTTACTCCCTTTAAGTTCGGTagagtgtataaaatattttcaaccttCTCCCCGATAGCCATACTTTAAAGACATCTTTATGAAATAAAGGTCAAGATGTCCTAAATGTTTTTGATACTCTAGGAATTTGCTATATATAGTGCAGATGATTCTttgcaaatacattttaataaaatattgaacgaATTATTACATGACATGTATGATGTATTACAAATCTAACCTTGTGATACCACTGGTGCCTTTCAACATAACGAATAAATAGTTATCTCCACTCAGGTCTTTGCTACTTTTTGTTacactcatataatattgtcgtttACCGTATTCAcaaaatacttacaaataattttctcCTTTTAAATTTCTCATTACAAATACTTTAAGTTATCGACAAATCGAATGAAGGGTCAAGGTAAGAAGTTATTCTAAAATCCAACatagtatataaacatattgttatagaCATTCATAACTAAAAGTTTTCGATGatctttctaaaaaaatatgaaaaaaactataagtcCTCAaccctaataatataataatacagtaaattattgttgGATTTTTGTTCGTCATTAAACCAATTTTACATCGTCCACTTATTACGAGAATGTAATATTGTCTGAAatcgaaatatattaatttatatagtggTAAAAACAGTAGAGCGCATACTGCAGTACTCAGCAGTAGTAATGTTGCCGGTAGAGCGTATACAATATAGCCCTAAAATTACGTAATTAAAGATACACAGACTCAGGCAACTTAAAACGTATGTTTAAATCTATACTCACAACCAGCATAttcacaaacaataatttttaatatataatattgacttcaataactaataaatgaaaaagtaaAGAAGATCCCAGTCCCAtgacttatttttaaagatacctaactaaaaacatatttaatttaatatattattataagctaaagtttcatcaatattcaatagcAACGGGCAACTGGACCAGCTTATTTTTGATTCGTTACACATCATAGGTACCTAAGGTTCCTTGACCgtaacatgtaaaatattcatgatatattatataaacagacattactgaattataaattataatgatataacaatattgctAGTTCTGGAATTGGAAGTCATGATCAATATTTTGATCTGAAAAATAAGTGTTATAGTATGAGTTGCTTTATGAGTTGCTTTGTTTCACACGacctttacattttttaaaaatatatctaaaaattaatttcagtatGTAagttattcgatttttatttgttagctGTAATCAATTGTATCTATTTtacttcattaattttttattttgataatggtTATACTGATAAATCAATGGAACTCACGTGGTGGGATGTTCAAGTATCCTGTGCGCGTGAGGATCATATGGTGGAGACCCATTGGCGTTGAGCGACGCATTTTCTTGTGGTACGTTCACCGCgtatgattttgatttttgttccttgctaaaaattaaaaaaaaaatacaaattaattgataCATTTAACCTAAACAAAGCTGTGATTACTGCACACGTAGGCAAAATGATGTGTGCCATCTTTCCAccaattttttaaacgtaCTTTAGTTAACAGtttcaacaaatttatttgtagtaccattaatattaatatacccaTTTATGTATCAATAGAACtaattgcttaaaaattgtcaaaagcATATCTTAAATAaggattttttatataaataatattaaaattgaaagatGTACAAAACaactattatactttaaaatgtcaacatgatttgataattttttacttgattAGTCTATTAGAGTTTTTGTGAccaaaacagtaaaaatacgTTAAAAAATCGAATGTTTTATCAGtttatacttgtaaaatacatcatacatTCATATCGCATTATTTGTGCAGTATTCGggtatttttctttcttttccGTGCACAAGTCatgaaataatcaaataattataaaataaataaacattctatggtctataaatataaaaacgcgTTTTAACATaccaataaatctaaaatgataCCGCTTTgtaaagaattaataaaatattgattgtattttatacatttttgatagaTCAAAAACTTTTTAGACATGTTGCGTTGTGACATGTTCATAGAAATGACTACCAGGGCCCCATGGTTTATTGCAACCATTGGTCGCGTTCCTTTCctttattttcaactataaaatcGTAGCAacgtattatcattatttcataGAACAAAACTAGTGCCTCTTATAGTTGAAGTGAACATACACTTTTTTACTTCCCTACATTaaacttttactttttaacatatataaaaGACTTGTATAGCAAcacaaattgtaaataacagctaataaatattataacatcacTACTTAACTTATTTGAtgacaaacaataattaatattttaacgatttaaaagtatggatgttttatttaaattaatctcggaattaattaaaaaccagaataaaattatcattattattacggaacaaatgtatgaaaaaaaaacaatttcgatacaataaaaattgaaaaataattcatgtataataaatagcaaattataagtttacagtttcacaaaataattgaataaattgtatgtttaatttgtaattaaattatgcttCGAAGTATGTATGTAAgcatctatataaatatttcaatttaatatttatatttatttgtattggtaaaatatcttgtcaaaatgtttcaaatcgaattaaataaaattaaaataataaaaggaaAGATCCACAGTAATATTCACAGTAGTTAATCATGTAGTAAAAGTGTATAAGATTAGGTTTATCAACTTCCTTTTTTAATTGGATTAAGTGTAAatgatgttaataattttataaataataattcctggacatttaataataatactaacttTGCTACTTGCTAGTAGTTTAATTACATACATCAATTCTTCGTTacacaatttacaattatttgtacaGATAAATGCGTTTTAAAACTTAGTTGgtactattaactattaagttaaacatttttaaagataataaaggtatggtttaaattaaatataatttaaataccaacgtaattaatagatatttctcATAATAGAACAAATTTCACAATGGTTGGTTTACTTTTAAGGGAATACTTACCAGTTACCAGGGTTCTATGGTCACAGCAGCACGGATGCTCTTCAAAAAGTACTACGTTTATAGtcgaaattttattatttctgtggtgttctttatataaatttttaaatttttgataactGTATTTAACTATGCAAATCGTGAACATAGCATATTATTGCAAAATAGAAAGGCGATATGCAACAATAAAGGTAGTTCTCAGCTGATATACGTAAtatctgttttaaattttgaacagtgataaatgtattgccgtattggttttactagttatacattgtttttttaaatattatgcttttgtGTCACCGCCAAATGGAGCAGTAAAAAAGCTTTAATTGTCAATTTATTGGGTTGGGGGGGGGgtgtcaaaattataaaatgagtacttttcaaaatacataaatcttttataatttaacattaaaagacTTGTAAaagataagataaaaaataaaaaatttaattatataaatagactAAACAAgcgttatcaaaaaaaaaaatataggtacatttaatcGCATTTAATTGAACTTGGAAATTAtctaatgtaaaaaaacaattaataagtactatctataatattgaagtgcattaaaaacttataactatattaacaaGACAgctataataactttaaatactgtctattttataaaaaaaatactataaatctaAGAactttttgctatttttattttctcaaagtccgagtacattattattattattattattgtgtaaggaagaaaaacaattcagtcaaaaattaaattggaaCCGTGAACACgatttagtttttgaattataccgaattgaattattataactatttgtatttgtttactGTAATTCACAtttgtgatatttaatttgaatattatcacaGTTATCACCTTTTTTtgattgtatatgtatacacatcaaaattattaattgtacaactttattactttttttctgctgttttttttttattttattttaaatgctactgtatttttttaaacgaatgtgcttattgtacataaaattaaattatctaatgtaaatattcattaaatatacttatcagaaaaaaaactcAGCCATTAGGCTTAATAATACGACGTCGTGGTTAAAATGCATCAGCATTGTTGAGAAGAAGAACCAGTATTTTTTATcgaaacacatatttttaataatgagagatcaaaataataatttgaaaataaatccacagaataaaaatgaaaaaactaatgttagatttaatataaaatgcataatttaagttcaatgtttttttattttatatataattgttagcattgttatgatattattaaattttaaaaatgtcaaaagaaACCAGTTTTCCTCTCACTTGCTGGCCACCAAGAAAATTAAGGTATCTTTTAAGGACATTATTCAACTAAATtggcatttatttaaaagtcgacaataattatcattaagcaagtatataaagtaattaacttttaaactgAGGACTTTTTTCCACAGCTTTACCGCTAGTAACAGATTAAAAACGAACAGTCCGACTGACAACTCACAATCTGgtaattaaaatgcaaaatgcattaaaacatTCAACGGAAAGCGAAGACCGTTAATATCATCTCTTGgctgataaaattgttaagtcaccaaacgataaaaaaaataagtcacacctaaaatgtaaaaaacgcTGGAAGCAAACTACTTAATGGTCAAGTTGTACTACAAACACATATCAAGAAACCGTATATGATACACGGTATCATATCACAATTATTgccattaattaaaaattactataatatgagcATCGAACGACGTTTCGAACCAACAGCAATTATTACACCGTCATTTAACAAAACCTCTGGATACGGTGTCCTGTTACTCACTTAGGCATTACGCAACTATTCTATAGGAAATAAATCAACATTATAGTCTATAAAGGTTCGACCCCGAAATAAACGAATTATGAATAACACGTAATCGATGTTGCTATGAAATTATCATCGATCGAACGTACCCAATTAAATGCCGGTCGgacatttgaatattaacgGATATGAACAATCACTACCGGGTACAaagtttagtaatattttataaaaataaaatatttatgaattttattattaagccacacaacaatatgataatataaatttgttattacaaCATTTCGTAGtaggaaaaataaatcacaacaaacaatattaatagattCTGAAGTGTGAACacaaataatagattattagttattaatgtcGATGTGCATCATATTCACGCGAacgtaaacaataaaaaaatatttttgaccc from Aphis gossypii isolate Hap1 chromosome 1, ASM2018417v2, whole genome shotgun sequence includes these protein-coding regions:
- the LOC114126900 gene encoding proton-coupled amino acid transporter-like protein CG1139; its protein translation is MSESLSLTGIGPPSGTKEQKSKSYAVNVPQENASLNANGSPPYDPHAHRILEHPTTNNETLIHLLKGSLGTGILAMPNAFYNSGLLIGTVGTILIGILCTYCLHVLVRSQYLLCKRLRVPILSYPDSMKYALQDGPAFLRFGVPLSAFIVDGFLIVYQLGICCVYIMFIGTSIKQVLDIYIEPMNERYYMMMILIPLVAIILIRNLKLLAPFSQAANIITFVGLGIVLWYIFTDLPPINSRPLIGEPRKYTLFVGTTLFALEAVGVVLALENNMKTPASFGGTTGVLNVGMTIITIMYVGMGFFGYVKYGENSAGSVTLNLPNADILSQAVKLIFAFAIFITYALQAYVPVDIIWNTYMKKRIQNWDKTTMEYLLRISVVLVTFLLAVAIPLLELFISLFGALCLSVLGIGFPALIEICVLWPDRNFGRFNYVLIKDIILIIIGILALVLGTYISLQDIARKL